From one Sphingomonas sp. BT-65 genomic stretch:
- a CDS encoding ATP-dependent helicase, with protein sequence MSVPVPSPDDPPYLRGLNAPQREAVLTTDGPVLVLAGAGTGKTAALTARLAHLLWTRRAYPSEILSVTFTNKAAREMRERVRGLVGDAVEGMPWLGTFHAIGAKMLRRHAELAGLQTNFTILDTDDQLRLLKQLIQANDLDEKRWPARQLGGLIDQWKNKGLTPDMLEAGDSEAFANGRGQSLYQQYQDRLRTLNACDFGDLLLHMLTILRKHRDVLEQYQQRFRYIMVDEYQDTNTVQYLWLRLLAQERRNICCVGDDDQSIYSWRGAQVENILKFEKDFPGAKVIRLEQNYRSTPHILAAASGVIANNGGRLGKTLWTEADEGEKVRVVGVWDGPEEARRVGEEIESAQIREGKSLEAFAILVRAQHQTREFEDRFIATGLPYRIVGGFRFYERAEIRDALAYLRLVHQGADDLAFERIVNVPKRGLGDKAIARIHMLARAEGIPLLAAAARILDTDELTPQARRALGSFVGDVARWRDRASQLPHTELAQIILDESGYTAMWQADRTAEAAGRLENLSELVRAMEEYETLGAFLEHVSLVMDNDASADEPKVTIMTIHAAKGLEFDTVFLAGWEEGLFPSQRALDEGGLASLEEERRLAYVAITRARRLAVILHAANRRIYGQWTSSIPSRFVGELPKAHVEEESTMTGGASLWRANWSEHADPFANVGRGTGRGPGWQRAAAPSSSFTTAPKRVVESRASAVSLGNKGRDDLSLGMRVFHQKFGYGEIVEIEGNKLEIEFEAAGRKRVMDSFVSVG encoded by the coding sequence ATGTCCGTACCCGTGCCTTCACCCGACGACCCTCCCTATCTGCGCGGCCTCAACGCCCCGCAGCGCGAAGCCGTGCTCACCACCGACGGCCCGGTCCTCGTCCTTGCCGGCGCGGGCACGGGCAAGACCGCCGCGCTCACCGCGCGCCTCGCCCATCTCCTCTGGACCCGCCGCGCCTACCCGTCGGAGATCCTCAGCGTCACCTTCACCAACAAGGCCGCGCGCGAGATGCGCGAGCGAGTCCGCGGCCTGGTCGGCGACGCGGTCGAGGGCATGCCGTGGCTCGGCACCTTCCACGCGATCGGCGCCAAGATGCTGCGCCGCCACGCCGAGCTCGCCGGCCTGCAGACCAACTTCACCATCCTCGACACCGACGACCAGCTGCGCCTGTTGAAGCAGCTCATCCAGGCCAACGACCTCGACGAGAAGCGCTGGCCTGCGCGCCAGCTCGGCGGGCTGATCGACCAGTGGAAGAACAAGGGCCTCACCCCCGACATGCTCGAAGCCGGCGACTCCGAGGCATTCGCCAACGGCCGCGGCCAGTCGCTCTACCAGCAATATCAGGACCGCCTGCGCACCCTCAACGCCTGCGACTTCGGCGACCTGCTGCTCCACATGCTGACGATCCTGCGCAAGCACCGCGACGTGCTCGAACAATATCAGCAGCGCTTCCGCTACATCATGGTCGACGAGTATCAGGACACCAACACCGTCCAGTATCTCTGGCTCCGCCTGCTCGCGCAGGAGCGCAGGAACATCTGCTGCGTCGGCGACGACGACCAGTCGATCTATTCGTGGCGCGGCGCGCAGGTCGAGAATATCCTGAAGTTCGAGAAGGATTTCCCCGGCGCGAAGGTGATCCGCCTCGAGCAGAATTACCGCTCGACCCCGCACATCCTCGCCGCCGCCAGCGGCGTCATCGCCAACAATGGCGGCCGCCTCGGCAAGACCTTGTGGACCGAGGCCGACGAGGGCGAGAAGGTCCGCGTCGTCGGCGTGTGGGACGGCCCGGAAGAAGCCCGCCGCGTCGGCGAGGAGATCGAATCCGCCCAGATCCGCGAGGGCAAGTCCCTCGAAGCCTTCGCCATCCTCGTCCGCGCCCAGCACCAGACGCGCGAGTTCGAGGACCGCTTCATCGCCACCGGCCTGCCCTATCGCATCGTCGGCGGCTTCCGCTTCTACGAGCGCGCCGAGATCCGCGACGCGCTCGCCTATCTCCGCCTCGTCCACCAGGGCGCCGACGATCTCGCCTTCGAGCGCATCGTCAACGTCCCCAAGCGCGGCCTCGGCGACAAGGCGATCGCCCGCATCCACATGCTCGCCCGGGCCGAGGGCATCCCCCTGCTCGCCGCCGCCGCGCGCATCCTCGACACCGACGAGCTGACGCCCCAGGCCCGCCGCGCGCTCGGCAGCTTCGTCGGCGACGTCGCGCGCTGGCGCGACCGCGCGAGCCAGCTCCCGCATACCGAGCTCGCCCAGATCATCCTCGACGAAAGCGGCTACACCGCGATGTGGCAGGCCGACCGCACCGCCGAAGCCGCCGGCCGCCTCGAAAACCTCTCCGAGCTGGTACGCGCGATGGAGGAGTACGAGACGCTCGGCGCCTTCCTCGAGCATGTCAGCCTCGTCATGGACAACGACGCATCCGCAGACGAGCCCAAGGTCACGATCATGACCATCCACGCCGCCAAGGGGCTCGAGTTCGACACCGTCTTCCTCGCCGGCTGGGAGGAAGGCCTGTTCCCCAGCCAGCGCGCGCTCGACGAAGGCGGCCTCGCCAGCCTCGAGGAGGAACGCCGCCTCGCCTATGTCGCGATCACTCGCGCCCGCCGCCTCGCCGTGATCCTCCACGCCGCCAACCGCCGCATCTACGGCCAGTGGACCAGCTCGATCCCCAGCCGCTTCGTCGGCGAGCTGCCCAAGGCGCATGTCGAGGAGGAATCGACCATGACCGGCGGCGCCTCGCTATGGCGCGCCAACTGGAGCGAGCACGCCGACCCCTTCGCCAACGTGGGCAGAGGCACCGGCCGAGGCCCCGGCTGGCAACGCGCCGCCGCCCCGTCGTCGAGCTTCACCACCGCCCCCAAGCGGGTGGTCGAGAGCCGCGCCAGCGCGGTAAGTTTAGGGAACAAGGGCCGCGACGACCTGTCGCTCGGCATGCGCGTCTTCCACCAGAAGTTCGGCTATGGCGAAATCGTCGAGATCGAAGGCAACAAGCTGGAGATCGAGTTCGAAGCCGCCGGGCGGAAGCGGGTGATGGATAGTTTTGTGTCGGTGGGGTGA